The nucleotide sequence CAGCTTGGGCCGCAGCTCCCCCTTGCTCACCGTGGCCAAGCAGCTGACCCTGTCCCACCACGAAAAGTGGGACGGCACGGGCTACCCCCAAGGCTTGGCCGACACGCAAATTCCGCTGGCGGCCCGCATCGTGGCGGTGGCCGATGTGTACGACGCGCTGATCAGCCACAAGGTCTACAAAGACGGCATTGCCCATGCCCAAGCGGTGCAGGTCATTGTGGGAGAGCGTGGCAAACACTTTGACCCCGACTTGGTGGACGCGTTTGCCAAAGTGGCCGACGAATTTGCCGCCATTGCCGCCCGCTTTGCCGACACCGATGCTGACATGCAGCAAAAAATCGAGTACCTGGCCAACGCCATTGCCGAAACCGCTGAGCTGTAGTTTGTGAAGCCTGCGACCTAGCGGCTACAGGCCTCCAAACAAATCGTGCGCATCCAAAATCGCATAGGCAATCTCGGGCCTACTCTCTAGGCTGCGGCGAATCGCAGCCGGAATCGCTTGGCGCGTTTTGCGGCACAAGCCCGGTTGCTCTTGCAGCTTGATGGCAATGCCGCGCACCGTGCGCACCTCGTTTGGGCTAGGCGCAATATGCAACACAATGCCCAGCTGCGCGTGCATGCGCTGCTCCATCGCCTTCAAATCGTCCAAGCTGCTCAGCGCCTCTAGGCGGGCAACGAGCCGTTTTTCTTCATCCTTGGTGAGCTTGAGAATGCGCACATCCCCCTGCGGGTCGCGCAGCAAAGCCTCACGCCCACAGTCGCACGCCCCAGGCGGGCACTCCTTGCGAATCGGAATCGTGGCGTTCATGCGGTAGGTGGGCGAGGGGACAACAGGCCAGAAGGCGAGCCGAGCAGTTTACGTCAACGTGTGTTTGGCATGCTTTGGCCTATGGAAACTACTTCGCATAGTCGGGCTACCCCGTAAAAATACCTACGTCAAACTGTTTGATATCTTGTAAATATATTTATACAATGCAGGCACCGTATTCACTACCAAGGAAAGCAAGCCATGAGCAATCCCCGCTGGAAGGGCGTATTCCCCGCCGTTACCACCAAGTTCCACGCTGACGAGAGCATTGACGCTGAGGGCACCGCCCGGCACATTGATTTTCAAATCCGCAACGGCATCCACGGGCTTGTGACCTGTGGCTCGCTGGGCGAAGCCAGTACCTTGACCTTGGAAGAAAAACTGCAGGTAGCCGAAATCGCTATCAAGGCCAGCGCAGGGCGCGTGCCCGTCTTGGCCAATGTGTCCGAAACCAGCACACGTGAAGCGCTGCGCTACATCAAAGGCGGCAACGCGCTGGGGGTAGACGGCTACATGGTGATGCCTTCCGTCATCTACGTGGCCGATGCGCGCGAAGCCATGCTCAACGTGCGCACCATGGCCGAGGCCGCGCAAAAGCCCATCATGGTTTACAACAACCCTGTGGCCTACCGCGTGGACCTCAAGCCCGAGCACATGGCCGAGCTGGCTGACTGCGAGTGGATTGTGGCCATCAAGGAAAGCACCGACAACATCCGCCGCATCACCGACCTGCGCAACCTGCTGGGCGACCGTTACCAACTCTTCTTGGGCGTGGACGATCTGGCTTACGAAGGCTTGGCCCTGGGCTGCGACGGCCTGCTGGCGGGCGTGGGCTGCACCTTCCCGCGTGAAAACGTGGCCCTGTATGACCTCATGAAGGCAGGCAACTTTGCCGAAGCCTTGAAGCTGTACCAATGGATGACGCCCATGCTGCATTTGGACGTGTCCACCAAGCTGGTGCAGAACTTGAAACTGATTGACGTTGTCGCTGGGGTGAGCACCGAACACATGCGCCGCCCCCGTTTGCCACTGGTAGGCGCAGAGCGCCAAGCGGTGATCGACATAGTCGAAAAAGCACTGGCTACACGACCCAAGCAATACCAGTCGGTCATGTAAGCAGCCGCACCCCCATCCACACCATCACAACAACGAGGAGACACACCATGACATTCAAACTCATCCCCCTGGTCGCCGCACTGGGCTTAGGCTTGGCCGCGCATGCGCAAGAGCAGGTCGTCAAAATCGGCCAAACGGGCCCACTCTCAGGCCCCAATGCCTTTGCCGGCAAAGACAACGAAAACGGCACCCGCTTAGCCATTGAAGAACTCAACGCCAAGAAGATCACCGTGGGTGGCAAAACACTCAAGTTTGAGCTGCAGTCTGAAGACGACCAGTGCGACCCCAAGGCAGGCGTGAGCGTGGCGCAAAAGCTGGTGGACGATGGCGTGAAGTACGTCATGGGCCCTTATTGCTCGGGCGTGGCCATTCCTGCCTCGCGCATTTACGCTGATGGCGGAGCCATGCTGTCTACCGTGGGCACCAACCCCAAGGTGACGGAGGGCGGGTTTAAAAACCTGTACCGCATCATTGCGGGCGACAACCAAATTGGTTCCAGCATGGCCATTTACGCGGCCAAGGTCTTAAAGGCCAAGAACGCAGCGGTGATCGACGACCGCACGGCCTTTGGCCAAGGTGTGGCTGCAGAATTCATGAAAGAAGCCAAAACCCAGGGCATCACCATCTTGGGCCAGGAGTACACCACCGACAAAGCCACCGACTTCTCCGCCATCCTGACCAACATCAAGGCCAAAAAGCCTGACGTCATCTTCTTCGGTGGCTACGCACCCCAAGCCGCCCCGATGGCGCGCCAAATGAAGCAATTGGCCGTGACTGCCAAGATGCTGGGTGGCGACACCTTGTGCAGCCCCGAAGTGGGCAAGCTCGGCGGCGATGCGGTCAATGAAGTGGTGTACTGCGCGCAAGGCGGCTCCATGCTGGACAAAACCTCCGACGGCCCCGCCTTCAAAGCCAAGTTCAAAAAGCGCTTTAACGTAGACGCTGACGCCTACGCAGCTTCGTTCTACGACCAAATGCTGCTAATCGGCACCTCCATGCAAAAAGCCCAATCCATTGACCCCAACAAGGTCAGCGCTGAAATCCTCAAAGGCAGCTACAAAGGCGTGGCAGGCACCTACGCCTATGACGACAAAGGCAATATGAAGCAAGCGCCTATCACCGTGTACACCTTCAAGAACGCTGCGCCAACACCCTTGGCAAGCTATTGATGGACAGGGCCAGCCCACAAGGCTGGCCCCACAATGCCGGCTGGCATTGCACAACCCCAGACCCAACAACACCCATGAAACGCATCCACATCATTGACTCCCACACAGGCGGCGAACCTACACGCGTGGTGACCGCAGGCTTTCCAGACCTGGGCCGTGGCAGCATGGCCGAGCGCCTGCAGACCCTGGCCACCCACCATGACCATTGGCGTGCCGCCACGGTCCTGGAGCCGCGTGGCAGTGACGTGATTGTGGGTGCCTTGCTCTGCGCGCCGGTGGACCCCACCGCAGCCGCAGGCGTTATCTTTTTCAACAACACCGGCTACCTAGGCATGTGTGGCCACGGCACCATTGGCTTGGTGGCCACACTGGCCTATATGGGCCGCATTCAGCCCGGCGTGCACACCATAGAAACCCCGGTGGGCCATGTGCAAGCCACCTTGCACCCTGACCGCAGCGTGAGCGTGCGCAACGTGCCTGCATGGCGCTACGCCACCCAAGTCGCCGTAGATGTGCCCGGCTATGGCGTGGCCCATGGCGACATTGCCTACGGCGGCAACTGGTTCTTCTTGATGAGCGACCATGGCCAGCGCGTAGCCAGCGACAACCTAGACGCGCTGATGGACTACAGCTGCGCCGTAAGCGACGCACTGGCGGCCCAAGGCATCACCGGGGCCGAAGGCGCGGTGATTGACCATATCGAACTCTTTGGCGCTGCAGGCCAGGGCCTGAACGGCCAAGCCCATGCGGACAGCCGCAACTATGTGCTGTGCCCCGGCAAAGCCTACGACCGCTCGCCCTGCGGCACCGGTACCAGCGCCAAGCTCGCCTGCTTGGCCGCAGACGGCAAGCTCGTTCCCGGCGCTCTGTGGCGGCAAGAAAGCATCATTGGCAGCCAGTTTGAAGCGAGCTACGAGCCTGTGGGCGACAAAATCATCCCCACCCTGCGCGGGCGCGCCCACATGAGTGCAGAGACCACCTTGCTCATAGATGCCGACGACCCCTACGCGTGGGGGATTCGTCTTTGAGCAAAGACGCAGACGTCATCGTCATCGGTGCGGGCATTGTGGGCGCCGCATGCGCCCACGCCTTAGCGCAAGCCGGCCAGCGCGTGCTGGTGCTGGACGACCACCGGGGCGGCGCGACCGCCGCAGGCATGGGCCACTTGGTGGTGATGGATGACAACCCGGCCGAGCTGGCACTCAGCCACCACTCGCTAGAGCAATGGCGCGGCTGGGTGCCCCACATGCCTGCCGACTGCGCCTGGAGCGCCTGCGGCACCTTGTGGCTGGCCGCCAATGCGCCAGAGATGGATGCTGCGCTTGAAAAGCAAGCGCGCCTGCAAGCCTATGGCGTGGCCGCCGAGATGGTGAGCGCCAGCGCACTGCAAGCGCTGGAGCCCGTATTGCGCAAAGACCTCACCGGCGCGCTCAAGGTTCCCGGGGACGGACTGGTCTACGCCCCCAACGCGGCCCAATGGCTGCTAAACCAGTACCCCCAAGCGATTCAGGTGCGGCAAGTGGCTGCGGTGGATGTTGAAGAGCCCCGCGTGCGTCTGAGCACAGGCGAGTGGCTCAAGGCCGATGCCGTGGTCCTGGCCAGCGGCATTTACGCCACCCAAATCTGCCCTGAGTTGCCCATACGTCCCAAAAAAGGCCAGTTGCTCATCACCGACCGCTACCCCGGCACCGTGCACCACCAGTTGGTAGAGCTGGGCTATGTCACCAGCGCCCACCATGCGCAAGGGCCGTCGGTGGCCTTTAACGTGCAACCCCGTCCCACAGGGCAATTGCTCATAGGCTCGTCCCGCCAGTTTGACGACACCTCGGTCGACCTAGACCCGCACATGCTGGCCCGCATGTTGCAACGCGCGCAGCACTACCTGCCTGGCATTGGCGACCTGAACGCCATCCGCTGCTGGACCGGCCTGCGCGCCGCCACGCCTGACAGCCTGCCCATTCTGGGCGCGCACCCGCAGCGCCCGCATCTGTGGCTGGCGGTGGGCCACGAAGGCCTGGGCATCACCACGGCACCGGGCAGCGCGCAGATACTGGCCGCGCTGATGACCGGCGCCACGCCGCCCTTGGACCCCGCGCCCTACAGCGCCACCCGATTTGCCGAGTTGTCATGAGTACGCAGACCCCAACCCATACCTTGACCGTGAACGGCCAGACCATCGCCGTGGCCCACGGCACCACAGTTGCCGCAGCGCTTGCCATCGCTGGCAACGGGGTCAGCCGTATCAGCGTCAGCGGACAAGCGCGTGCGCCTGTGTGCGGCATGGGCGTGTGCCAAGAGTGCCGCGTGTGGGTCAACGGCCAGCGTCGTTTGGGTTGCCAAACCCTGTGCGCGGCCGGCATGGAGGTGGTGAGCACCCACAACACCGCGCTGGGTCAAATGCTATGAATGCCGCTTTGCAAAACCAAGCGCCTGTGGCGTGCGACGTGCTCATCATCGGGGCTGGCCCCGCGGGCATGGCGGCCGCACTGGCTGCCGCGCCCAGCGGCGCGCGCATCACCCTGGTGGACGACAACCCCACTCCCGGCGGCCAAATTTGGCGCGATGGGGCTCAGGCGAAGCTTCCCGCATCTGCCCGCAAATACCGCGTGGACCTCGCCAAACACGCCAACATCACGGTGCTCAGCGGCACCCGCGTGGCGGCGGTGCTGGGGCCCAAGCAGCTGCTGCTGGAGAACACAGAGCAGGGCAGTGTCATCACTTACCAAACCGCGATCGTGTGCACCGGCGCGCGCGAGTTGCTGCTCCCGTTTCCCGGCTGGACGCTGCCTGGCGTCACCGGGGCAGGGGGCTTGCAAGCGCTCATCAAAGGCGGCATGCCCGTGGCGGGGCAGCGCATTGTGGTGGCGGGCAGCGGCCCCTTGTTGCTGGCGGCAGCCGCTACGGCGCGCGCCGCCGGGGCCACCGTGGTGCGCATTGCCGAGCAAGCGCCCTGGGCCCAGGTCATGGCATTTGGAGCAGGCTTGGTGCGCTGGCCGGGCAAGATTGCCCAGGCTGCCACGCTGGCCTCACCCCACTACCGGGCCAACAGTTTTGTGCGAGCAGTGCAGGGCGATAACCGTGTGGAAAGCGTTAGCCTGCAAGTAGGCACTCACAACGCGCAGATTGCCTGCGACCGCGTGGCTTGCGGGTTTGGCCTGGTGCCCAACACCCAGCTCGCCCAAGCGCTGGGCCTGGCCTTGGATGCGCAGCACGGCATTGCGGTGGATGCCTACCAAGCCAGCAGCGTGCCCGATCACTTTGCGGCAGGGGAGTGCACCGGCTTTGGTGGCAGCGAGCGGGCCTTGGTGCAAGGCGCCATTGCCGGGTTGGCTGCCGTGCGCGAGGCCGACCGCGCCCAAGCCCTGTGGCCCCAAGCCGCGCGCTGG is from Rhodoferax aquaticus and encodes:
- a CDS encoding FAD-dependent oxidoreductase, which produces MNAALQNQAPVACDVLIIGAGPAGMAAALAAAPSGARITLVDDNPTPGGQIWRDGAQAKLPASARKYRVDLAKHANITVLSGTRVAAVLGPKQLLLENTEQGSVITYQTAIVCTGARELLLPFPGWTLPGVTGAGGLQALIKGGMPVAGQRIVVAGSGPLLLAAAATARAAGATVVRIAEQAPWAQVMAFGAGLVRWPGKIAQAATLASPHYRANSFVRAVQGDNRVESVSLQVGTHNAQIACDRVACGFGLVPNTQLAQALGLALDAQHGIAVDAYQASSVPDHFAAGECTGFGGSERALVQGAIAGLAAVREADRAQALWPQAARWNRFASHLATHFALRPELSTLAQDDTIVCRCEDVRMGQLQGMGHWVEAKLQTRCGMGACQGRVCGAALQHLKGWQQPAPRMPMVPTRIQTLAQIGPMELP
- a CDS encoding dihydrodipicolinate synthase family protein; translated protein: MSNPRWKGVFPAVTTKFHADESIDAEGTARHIDFQIRNGIHGLVTCGSLGEASTLTLEEKLQVAEIAIKASAGRVPVLANVSETSTREALRYIKGGNALGVDGYMVMPSVIYVADAREAMLNVRTMAEAAQKPIMVYNNPVAYRVDLKPEHMAELADCEWIVAIKESTDNIRRITDLRNLLGDRYQLFLGVDDLAYEGLALGCDGLLAGVGCTFPRENVALYDLMKAGNFAEALKLYQWMTPMLHLDVSTKLVQNLKLIDVVAGVSTEHMRRPRLPLVGAERQAVIDIVEKALATRPKQYQSVM
- a CDS encoding 4-hydroxyproline epimerase; amino-acid sequence: MKRIHIIDSHTGGEPTRVVTAGFPDLGRGSMAERLQTLATHHDHWRAATVLEPRGSDVIVGALLCAPVDPTAAAGVIFFNNTGYLGMCGHGTIGLVATLAYMGRIQPGVHTIETPVGHVQATLHPDRSVSVRNVPAWRYATQVAVDVPGYGVAHGDIAYGGNWFFLMSDHGQRVASDNLDALMDYSCAVSDALAAQGITGAEGAVIDHIELFGAAGQGLNGQAHADSRNYVLCPGKAYDRSPCGTGTSAKLACLAADGKLVPGALWRQESIIGSQFEASYEPVGDKIIPTLRGRAHMSAETTLLIDADDPYAWGIRL
- a CDS encoding HD-GYP domain-containing protein — its product is MSTPSLSLMNPQGDDAQAHQVILFAVATMAELRDSDTESHLIRVQHYVRTLAQSLQSHPTFAAVLTPAYIDTLCACVPVYDLGTMSVPDRILLKPGRLSSEELSIMRTHTTNGHAALVRAEASLGRSSPLLTVAKQLTLSHHEKWDGTGYPQGLADTQIPLAARIVAVADVYDALISHKVYKDGIAHAQAVQVIVGERGKHFDPDLVDAFAKVADEFAAIAARFADTDADMQQKIEYLANAIAETAEL
- a CDS encoding (2Fe-2S)-binding protein translates to MSTQTPTHTLTVNGQTIAVAHGTTVAAALAIAGNGVSRISVSGQARAPVCGMGVCQECRVWVNGQRRLGCQTLCAAGMEVVSTHNTALGQML
- a CDS encoding NAD(P)/FAD-dependent oxidoreductase; its protein translation is MSKDADVIVIGAGIVGAACAHALAQAGQRVLVLDDHRGGATAAGMGHLVVMDDNPAELALSHHSLEQWRGWVPHMPADCAWSACGTLWLAANAPEMDAALEKQARLQAYGVAAEMVSASALQALEPVLRKDLTGALKVPGDGLVYAPNAAQWLLNQYPQAIQVRQVAAVDVEEPRVRLSTGEWLKADAVVLASGIYATQICPELPIRPKKGQLLITDRYPGTVHHQLVELGYVTSAHHAQGPSVAFNVQPRPTGQLLIGSSRQFDDTSVDLDPHMLARMLQRAQHYLPGIGDLNAIRCWTGLRAATPDSLPILGAHPQRPHLWLAVGHEGLGITTAPGSAQILAALMTGATPPLDPAPYSATRFAELS
- a CDS encoding branched-chain amino acid ABC transporter substrate-binding protein gives rise to the protein MTFKLIPLVAALGLGLAAHAQEQVVKIGQTGPLSGPNAFAGKDNENGTRLAIEELNAKKITVGGKTLKFELQSEDDQCDPKAGVSVAQKLVDDGVKYVMGPYCSGVAIPASRIYADGGAMLSTVGTNPKVTEGGFKNLYRIIAGDNQIGSSMAIYAAKVLKAKNAAVIDDRTAFGQGVAAEFMKEAKTQGITILGQEYTTDKATDFSAILTNIKAKKPDVIFFGGYAPQAAPMARQMKQLAVTAKMLGGDTLCSPEVGKLGGDAVNEVVYCAQGGSMLDKTSDGPAFKAKFKKRFNVDADAYAASFYDQMLLIGTSMQKAQSIDPNKVSAEILKGSYKGVAGTYAYDDKGNMKQAPITVYTFKNAAPTPLASY